One window of the Montipora foliosa isolate CH-2021 chromosome 4, ASM3666993v2, whole genome shotgun sequence genome contains the following:
- the LOC137999782 gene encoding uncharacterized protein, producing MAATISSLPDECLENIVSFVDDPFTFGSIALTCKRFLRMTENDRRVMHTNLLKSKAEYYIKLWTAHSRRRLVNRDHRYEDIDDIDDIHELLHECATLTSSKNAVTYDKVMAVWERNGPVAAKLFTWVRDFKCTVYNSLSCEKRNITLHLPKCKKSMIINANLDRESTWRCTPSLTINCGDLCVKSNSGSFSDASGPLDNFIHWTKEEVERATVPMKSVIKLLQGELGETIPPLTPYFFLWLCHFFPDKSDLLDDNRLRFKDASRNMKPTRTSVDMAIADYNKELRFEDSLQEMFRKWKSVMLQRNTKMLESEQLLQKIPKKIEETIRLLSLRSEAKVLERLKEHHRRFSSIANYCDSLQDLDNKVFFDLLSRTSLEKSSTYKSHNVIPIKHFENLVMYRCIGGKYMVVWGAIHGDGGHSWEKIELEFTLPDENLVLRVESQFDLHILSPVTYLLQKGINHLSLTGQGYSPTISNFHTAVYFLKALDFTVASHIAFHHWDKPAPRYTLSDDHEWSNDEYEWLTDESM from the coding sequence ATGGCGGCGACCATCTCATCCTTACCGGACGAGTGTCTTGAAAACATTGTTTCATTTGTTGATGATCCGTTTACTTTTGGCAGCATCGCTCTGACCTGCAAGCGATTTCTTCGAATGACCGAAAACGATAGAAGAGTCATGCATACGAACCTCCTGAAGTCAAAAGCCGAATATTACATCAAATTATGGACCGCTCACAGTCGAAGACGTCTCGTTAATCGTGACCACCGATATGAGGACATCGACGACATTGACGACATTCATGAACTTCTTCATGAATGTGCGACTCTCACTTCCTCAAAAAACGCAGTTACCTATGATAAAGTAATGGCTGTTTGGGAAAGAAATGGGCCAGTAGCAGCTAAACTCTTTACATGGGTAAGAGATTTCAAATGTACTGTTTACAACTCCCTCTCTTGTGAAAAGCGAAATATTACGCTGCATTTACCGAAATGTAAAAAGAGCATGATAATCAATGCTAATTTGGACAGAGAAAGTACTTGGAGATGTACTCCAAGTCTTACAATAAATTGTGGAGATTTGTGTGTTAAGTCTAATAGTGGAAGCTTTTCTGACGCATCAGGTCCACTCGACAATTTTATCCACTGGACAAAGGAAGAAGTTGAAAGAGCTACGGTGCCAATGAAATCAGTAATTAAGCTTCTCCAAGGAGAGCTAGGGGAAACCATTCCTCCCCTAACACCATATTTCTTTCTCTGGCTTTGTCACTTCTTTCCAGACAAGTCAGATTTGCTTGATGACAATAGACTTCGTTTTAAAGATGCTTCGCGAAACATGAAGCCCACCCGTACTTCTGTCGACATGGCGATAGCCGACTACAACAAGGAATTGCGATTCGAAGACTCCCTTCAGGAGATGTTTAGAAAATGGAAATCCGTCATGTTGCAGCGCAACACAAAAATGCTCGAGAGTGAACAATTACTGCAAAAAATACCAAAGAAGATTGAAGAAACCATCCGTTTGTTATCTCTGAGGTCAGAGGCTAAAGTTCTTGAACGGTTGAAAGAACATCATAGAAGGTTTTCCAGCATTGCAAACTATTGCGACTCCTTACAGGACCTGGATAATAAAGTTTTCTTTGACTTATTATCGAGAACATCACTAGAAAAGAGTTCTACTTACAAGTCGCATAACGTGATTCCTATCAAGCACTTTGAGAACCTAGTCATGTACAGGTGTATTGGGGGCAAATATATGGTGGTCTGGGGGGCAATTCATGGAGATGGTGGGCACAGCTGGGAGAAAATAGAACTCGAATTCACCCTTCCAGATGAAAACTTGGTGTTAAGGGTGGAGTCACAATTTGACCTTCACATTCTGAGCCCAGTTACTTACCTTCTTCAAAAAGGTATAAATCATTTATCTTTGACAGGCCAGGGATACTCCCCAACGATTTCTAATTTCCATACAGCTGTTTATTTCTTAAAGGCCTTGGACTTTACCGTTGCATCTCACATAGCATTTCATCATTGGGATAAGCCTGCCCCAAGATATACTCTGTCTGATGATCATGAATGGAGCAACGATGAATATGAATGGCTCACCGACGAATCCATGTAG